The following are encoded in a window of Fusarium oxysporum f. sp. lycopersici 4287 chromosome 5, whole genome shotgun sequence genomic DNA:
- a CDS encoding 50S ribosomal protein L4e yields MVLEGKFSVGGEKITEVDEGETRNVLGLHDDEQNSRLTTLQTGRAVARIPRVSGGGTHRAGQAAFGNMCRSGRMFAPTKIWRKWHVKVNQGQKRYAVVSALAASAAVPLLQARGHQVNSVPEVPLVVDSAVFEGAAIAKTAAAFGLLKAVGAGADIEKVKNSKKLRAGKGKLRGRRHRQRRGPLVIYDPETDGKELVTAFRNITGVETSPVTALNLLQLAPGGHLGRFIVWTSAAFKALDEIYGSTTEASAHKRDFLLPSNVVSQADLTRLINSSEIQSSLNAPKGEAVTRRSAVQKKNPLKNKQVMLRLNPYASVFAQEAQKKQN; encoded by the exons ATGGTTCTAGAGGGGAAATTTTCTGTGGGCGGGGAGAAAATCACGGAGGTGGACGAGGGAGAGACGAGAAATGTTTTGGGATTGCACGACGATGAGCAGAACAGCAGGCTAACCACATTGCAAACAGGTCGTGCTGTCGCCCGTATCCCCCGTGTCTCTGGTGGTGGTACTCACCGCGCTGGTCAGGCTGCCTTCGGTAACATGTGTCGTTCCGGTCGCATGTTCGCCCCTACCAAGATCTGGCGCAAGTGGCACGTCAAGGTCAACCAGGGCCAGAA GCGATACGCCGTCGTCTCTGCTCTCGCTGCCTCCGCTGCCGTTCCCCTGCTCCAGGCCCGTGGCCACCAGGTCAACTCCGTCCCTGAGGTTCCTCTGGTTGTCGACTCTGCCGTCTTCGAGGGTGCTGCCATTGCCAAGACCGCTGCTGCTTTCGGCCTCTTGAAGGCTGTTGGCGCTGGTGCCGAtattgagaaggtcaagaactCCAAGAAGCTCCGTGCTGGTAAGGGCAAGCTCCGTGGCCGACGTCACCGCCAGCGACGTGGCCCTCTTGTCATCTACGACCCCGAGACCGACGGCAAGGAGCTCGTCACTGCTTTCCGCAACATCACTGGTGTCGAGACCTCTCCCGTCACCGCTCTTAACCTCCTCCAGCTCGCCCCTGGTGGTCACCTCGGCCGCTTCATCGTCTGGACCTCTGCTGCCTTCAAGGCCCTTGACGAGATCTACGGTTCCACCACCGAGGCCTCTGCCCACAAGCGTGACTTCCTCCTCCCCTCCAACGTTGTCTCTCAGGCCGATCTTACTCGTCTGATCAACAGCTCTGAAATCCAGAGCTCTCTCAACGCTCCCAAGGGCGAGGCTGTCACCCGCCGATCTGCTgtccagaagaagaacccTCTTAAGAACAAGCAGGTCATGCTTCGCCTGAACCCTTACGCCTCCGTGTTTGCCCAGGAGgctcagaagaagcagaactAA
- a CDS encoding 50S ribosomal protein L4e has product MASRPTVSIIGKDGAPTGATHAIPAVFTSPIRPDIVQQVHTGIAKNKRQPYAVSEKAGHQTSAESWGTGRAVARIPRVSGGGTHRAGQAAFGNMCRSGRMFAPTKIWRKWHVKVNQGQKRYAVVSALAASAAVPLLQARGHQVNSVPEVPLVVDSAVFEGAAIAKTAAAFGLLKAVGAGADIEKVKNSKKLRAGKGKLRGRRHRQRRGPLVIYDPETDGKELVTAFRNITGVETSPVTALNLLQLAPGGHLGRFIVWTSAAFKALDEIYGSTTEASAHKRDFLLPSNVVSQADLTRLINSSEIQSSLNAPKGEAVTRRSAVQKKNPLKNKQVMLRLNPYASVFAQEAQKKQN; this is encoded by the exons ATGGCTTCGCGACCTACCGTCTCTATCATCGGCAAAGATGGTGCTCCCACTGGAGCTACCCACGCCATTCCCGCCGTCTTCACCAGCCCGATCCGACCGGACATTGTCCAGCAGGTTCACACCGGTATCGCTAAGAACAAGCGACAGCCTTATGCTGTGAGCGAGAAGGCCGGTCACCAGACCTCTGCCGAGTCTTGGGGAACTG GTCGTGCTGTCGCCCGTATCCCCCGTGTCTCTGGTGGTGGTACTCACCGCGCTGGTCAGGCTGCCTTCGGTAACATGTGTCGTTCCGGTCGCATGTTCGCCCCTACCAAGATCTGGCGCAAGTGGCACGTCAAGGTCAACCAGGGCCAGAA GCGATACGCCGTCGTCTCTGCTCTCGCTGCCTCCGCTGCCGTTCCCCTGCTCCAGGCCCGTGGCCACCAGGTCAACTCCGTCCCTGAGGTTCCTCTGGTTGTCGACTCTGCCGTCTTCGAGGGTGCTGCCATTGCCAAGACCGCTGCTGCTTTCGGCCTCTTGAAGGCTGTTGGCGCTGGTGCCGAtattgagaaggtcaagaactCCAAGAAGCTCCGTGCTGGTAAGGGCAAGCTCCGTGGCCGACGTCACCGCCAGCGACGTGGCCCTCTTGTCATCTACGACCCCGAGACCGACGGCAAGGAGCTCGTCACTGCTTTCCGCAACATCACTGGTGTCGAGACCTCTCCCGTCACCGCTCTTAACCTCCTCCAGCTCGCCCCTGGTGGTCACCTCGGCCGCTTCATCGTCTGGACCTCTGCTGCCTTCAAGGCCCTTGACGAGATCTACGGTTCCACCACCGAGGCCTCTGCCCACAAGCGTGACTTCCTCCTCCCCTCCAACGTTGTCTCTCAGGCCGATCTTACTCGTCTGATCAACAGCTCTGAAATCCAGAGCTCTCTCAACGCTCCCAAGGGCGAGGCTGTCACCCGCCGATCTGCTgtccagaagaagaacccTCTTAAGAACAAGCAGGTCATGCTTCGCCTGAACCCTTACGCCTCCGTGTTTGCCCAGGAGgctcagaagaagcagaactAA
- a CDS encoding elongation factor Tu, mitochondrial has product MSTAFRSLAPFLRTARQGLRANPINPLQSAFSKQNTSGVLNLYRTYAVFERSKPHVNIGTIGHVDHGKTTLSAAITKRQADKGLANFLEYGAIDKAPEERKRGITISTAHIEYATDNRHYSHVDCPGHADYIKNMITGAANMDGAIIVVAASDGQMPQTREHLLLARQVGVQRIVVFVNKVDAIDDPEMLELVEMEMRELLNTYGFEGDDTPVIMGSALMSLQNQRPEIGTEKIDELLAAVDEWIPTPERDLDKPFLMSVEDVFSIAGRGTVVSGRVERGILKRDQEIELVGKGQEVIKTKVTDIETFKKSCEQSQAGDNSGLLIRGVRREDVRRGMVVCAPGTVKSHTQFLASLYVLTKEEGGRHTGFQEHYRPQLYLRTADESIDLTFPEGTEDASSKMVMPGDNTEMVVTMGHPNAIEVGQRFNIREGGRTVATGLCTRIIK; this is encoded by the exons ATGTCGACCGCTTTCCGATCCCTTGCGCCTTTCCTGCGCACCGCCCGACAAGGTCTACGGGCTAACCCCATCAACCCTCTTCAGTCCGCCTTTAGCAAGCAGAACACCTCCGGTGTCCTCAACCTTTACCGCACATATGCTGTTTTTGAGCGATCAAAGCCTCATGTGAACATCGGTACAATTGGTCACGTCGATCACGGCAAG ACCACTCTTTCTGCTGCCATCACAAAGCGACAGGCCGACAAGGGCCTCGCCAACTTCCTTGAGTATGGTGCCATTGACAAGGCTCCTGAGGAGCGAAAGCGTGGTATTACCATCTCGACCGCACACATCGAGTACGCCACCGACAACCGCCACTACTCCCACGTCGACTGCCCCGGTCACGCCGATTACATCAAGAACATGATTACCGGTGCAGCCAACATGGACGGTGCTATCATCGTCGTTGCTGCCTCCGATGGACAGATGCCCCAGACCCGTGAACACTTGCTCCTCGCTCGTCAGGTCGGTGTCCAGCGAATTGTCGTCTTCGTCAACAAGGTCGATGCCATTGATGACCCCGAGATGCTTGAGCTCgtcgagatggagatgcgCGAGCTTCTTAACACCTACGGCTTCGAAGGCGACGACACTCCCGTCATCATGGGCTCTGCTCTTATGTCTCTCCAGAACCAGCGCCCCGAGATTGGCACCGAGAAGATCGATGAGCTCCTTGCTGCCGTCGACGAGTGGATCCCAACCCCCGAGCGTGACCTTGACAAGCCCTTCCTTATGTCCGTCGAGGATGTCTTCTCCATTGCCGGCCGTGGTACCGTCGTGTCTGGCCGTGTGGAGCGTGGTATTCTGAAGCGTGATCAGGAGATCGAGCTTGTCGGAAAGGGTCAGGAGGttatcaagaccaaggttACCGACATTGAGACCTTCAAGAAGTCTTGTGAGCAGTCCCAGGCTGGTGACAACTCTGGTCTCCTCATCCGAGGTGTTCGCCGTGAGGATGTCCGCCGTGGTATGGTCGTCTGCGCTCCTGGCACCGTCAAGTCTCATACCCAGTTTCTCGCTTCCCTCTACGTcctcaccaaggaggagggtgGCCGACACACCGGTTTCCAGGAGCACTACCGACCCCAGCTCTATCTCCGAACTGCAGATGAGTCCATTGACCTGACTTTCCCCGAGGGTACTGAGGATGCCTCCAGTAAGATGGTCATGCCTGGTGACAACACCGAGATGGTTGTCACCATGGGTCACCCCAATGCCATCGAGGTTGGTCAGCGATTCAACATCCGTGAGGGTGGCCGAACTGTCGCTACTGGTCTCTGCACTCGCATCATCAAGTAA
- a CDS encoding 40S ribosomal protein S29, which yields MSHESVWNSRPRNYGKGSRSCRVCKHKAGLIRKYDLNLCRQCFREKAKDIGFNKYR from the exons ATGTCTCACGAAAGCGTCTGGAACTCCCGCCCCCGAAACTACGGCAAGGGCTCTCGCAGCTG CCGCGTCTGCAAGCACAAGGCTGGTCTCATCCGAAAGTACGACCTCAACCTGTGCCGTCAGTGCTTCCgtgagaaggccaaggatATCGGCTTCAACAAG TACCGATAA